A stretch of Armatimonadota bacterium DNA encodes these proteins:
- a CDS encoding DUF4838 domain-containing protein, which yields MMTGLCFQIGGRGGRIALPAGASQALEFAADQLSYYLAVVTGTRYAPGGETGEFALDPSRTDLGESGYEIAVEPGGVRLSGAGDLAVLHAVYHFLEEGAGCRWLSVFEGGEIVPRREDLAVPCGVSRHRPVFRNRAFTNFPDIDERTAEMVDWMCKNRFDRFMIFANAENSFQRYEKILRPHLTLRGMKVEMGHHSFRYWLPPETYFDAHPEWFSLLDGERRRDAQVCTSNPRVAEVMAERIGAFLDENPEIDRVGLWPNDCYGWCRCTECQTLEPQRPSLLYPSEPARTDTYIAFVNRVAGLLAETHPDRRLSALAYVNYVEPPSTQVAGNVDVCFAAMHRCFKHPFQGHADCTRNNARYAALFEQWRGKVPGLLTIFCYLMQIDMCSVIYPIEPMLGGNFRWLAEHGCDGYVMEFKPEEWGPYGGNAHLIARLSWEPGMDTEQWLVRYFADKYGPAAEEMGQFRASLVERFVEQGPCVYHYDLGYTRRATPELLRPALEHLGRARALASIGEIRHIEAVERDHVSVGLLLRMGEWQRVLEAARRASGDKRTSLVERAQKCADDLLAWAWRHEKSGAVYPPYLERRVRTIMDGLSA from the coding sequence ATGATGACAGGACTGTGCTTTCAGATCGGCGGCCGTGGAGGCAGGATTGCTCTGCCGGCGGGGGCTTCGCAGGCCCTGGAGTTCGCGGCAGACCAGCTTTCGTACTACCTGGCGGTGGTCACCGGCACCCGGTATGCGCCCGGCGGAGAGACCGGCGAGTTCGCACTTGACCCTTCCCGCACAGACCTGGGGGAGAGCGGATATGAGATCGCGGTAGAGCCGGGCGGGGTCAGGCTTTCCGGAGCTGGCGACCTTGCGGTGCTCCATGCGGTGTACCACTTCCTGGAAGAGGGTGCCGGGTGCCGGTGGCTGTCGGTCTTCGAGGGCGGGGAGATCGTGCCCCGGCGAGAAGACCTGGCGGTTCCCTGCGGGGTCAGCCGGCACCGACCGGTTTTCCGTAACCGAGCTTTCACCAACTTCCCGGACATTGATGAGCGGACGGCAGAGATGGTGGACTGGATGTGCAAGAACCGGTTCGACCGGTTCATGATCTTCGCAAACGCCGAGAACTCCTTCCAACGGTACGAGAAGATCCTGCGCCCCCACCTGACACTGCGCGGGATGAAAGTGGAGATGGGGCACCACAGCTTCCGGTACTGGCTGCCGCCGGAAACGTACTTCGACGCCCACCCGGAGTGGTTCTCGCTGCTCGACGGCGAGCGCCGGCGGGATGCGCAGGTGTGCACCTCCAACCCGCGGGTGGCGGAGGTGATGGCGGAAAGGATCGGCGCGTTTCTCGACGAGAACCCGGAGATTGACCGAGTCGGCCTGTGGCCAAATGACTGCTACGGCTGGTGCCGGTGCACGGAATGCCAGACGCTGGAACCGCAGCGTCCAAGTCTTCTGTACCCGTCGGAACCGGCGCGGACAGACACGTACATCGCCTTCGTGAACCGGGTGGCAGGTCTGCTTGCCGAAACGCACCCGGACCGTAGGCTCAGCGCGCTGGCATATGTGAACTACGTGGAGCCGCCCAGCACCCAGGTGGCCGGGAATGTGGATGTGTGCTTCGCGGCGATGCACCGTTGCTTCAAGCACCCCTTCCAGGGTCACGCGGACTGCACCCGTAATAATGCCCGCTACGCGGCGCTTTTCGAGCAATGGCGAGGCAAGGTGCCGGGGCTGCTGACCATCTTCTGCTACCTCATGCAGATCGATATGTGCTCGGTTATCTACCCCATTGAACCCATGTTGGGGGGGAACTTCCGGTGGCTTGCCGAGCATGGATGCGACGGATATGTGATGGAGTTCAAACCCGAGGAATGGGGGCCTTACGGGGGCAATGCGCACCTCATCGCGCGGCTGTCGTGGGAGCCAGGGATGGATACGGAGCAATGGCTCGTGCGTTACTTCGCAGACAAGTACGGGCCCGCGGCGGAGGAGATGGGCCAGTTCCGGGCGAGCCTTGTGGAGCGGTTCGTTGAGCAGGGGCCATGCGTCTACCACTACGACCTGGGTTACACTCGGCGCGCTACCCCTGAACTTCTGCGGCCGGCCCTGGAGCATCTCGGGAGAGCCCGGGCGCTGGCGTCCATCGGGGAGATCCGGCACATCGAAGCGGTGGAGCGAGACCACGTAAGCGTCGGACTGCTGCTGCGGATGGGCGAGTGGCAACGGGTGCTGGAAGCTGCCCGGAGAGCGTCGGGCGACAAGCGGACGTCCCTGGTGGAGCGCGCCCAGAAATGCGCCGACGACTTGCTGGCCTGGGCTTGGAGGCATGAAAAAAGCGGCGCCGTATACCCGCCGTACCTGGAGAGGCGGGTGCGCACAATCATGGACGGCCTGTCGGCGTGA
- a CDS encoding class I fructose-bisphosphate aldolase family protein: MSLGKAIRIERISNRANGRAVLVPMDHGVTMGPIEGLIDMPTAVNNAAVGGADAVIGHVGLPAMGHRRYGPDIGLILHLSASTALAPDPNRKVLVSSVERAIRYGADGVSVHVNLGAADESEMLRDLGHVATTCEEWGMPLLAMVYTRGAKIQSEYDVKVVAHAARVAAELGADMVKVAYTGDVESFRTVVEGCGGHRPGGIKVLIAGGEKMETDREILEMVAGCIEAGGAGVSIGRNAFQHAQPEKIVAAICGIVHKDMSVDEALELLGA, from the coding sequence ATGTCCCTTGGCAAGGCAATTCGGATCGAGCGCATCAGCAATCGGGCCAATGGTCGGGCGGTGCTGGTGCCCATGGACCACGGGGTGACGATGGGGCCGATTGAAGGTCTGATCGACATGCCCACCGCGGTGAACAATGCCGCTGTTGGCGGCGCGGACGCGGTGATCGGTCACGTAGGGCTGCCCGCGATGGGCCACCGGAGATACGGGCCGGACATCGGCCTGATCCTGCACCTTTCTGCCAGCACCGCTCTCGCCCCGGACCCGAACCGGAAGGTACTGGTGAGCAGCGTTGAGCGCGCCATCCGCTACGGTGCCGACGGGGTCTCCGTGCATGTGAATCTCGGCGCGGCGGATGAGAGTGAGATGCTGCGCGACCTGGGTCACGTTGCCACCACGTGCGAAGAATGGGGGATGCCGCTTCTGGCCATGGTTTACACGAGGGGGGCCAAGATCCAGAGCGAGTATGACGTCAAGGTGGTTGCCCACGCCGCGCGGGTTGCGGCGGAACTTGGCGCGGATATGGTGAAGGTCGCCTATACCGGCGATGTGGAGTCCTTCCGCACGGTGGTCGAGGGCTGCGGCGGGCACCGACCAGGCGGAATCAAGGTCCTCATCGCGGGTGGCGAGAAGATGGAGACCGACCGCGAGATCCTGGAGATGGTGGCCGGCTGCATTGAGGCGGGTGGCGCGGGCGTGTCCATCGGCCGCAACGCATTCCAGCATGCGCAGCCGGAGAAGATCGTAGCGGCAATCTGCGGCATCGTCCACAAAGACATGAGCGTGGACGAGGCCCTGGAGTTGCTGGGCGCATGA
- a CDS encoding prepilin-type N-terminal cleavage/methylation domain-containing protein produces the protein MRGINGFTLIELLVVIGILAVLFAILFPVFSRARAGARNASCVNRLSQLYKAAKMYSDDHDRTLVPARTQARSTGTQGITWCVLLEPYMNSDQILICPDDDQPRATANSICKPHSYGINYLLSYNSAWGAYPFVLTMSSITRVSDIVQFFDMDTRQDAMGASYQSHRVSRIAARHNERANFAFLDGHVKSLPVQSVDNVRTWNPFAP, from the coding sequence ATGCGGGGGATAAATGGTTTTACCTTGATTGAGTTGCTGGTTGTTATCGGCATCCTCGCTGTGCTTTTCGCAATCCTGTTCCCGGTTTTCTCACGGGCGCGGGCCGGCGCGCGGAACGCCTCGTGCGTAAACCGGTTGAGCCAGCTTTACAAGGCCGCGAAGATGTACAGCGACGACCACGACCGCACTCTTGTCCCGGCACGCACTCAGGCCAGGTCGACGGGTACCCAGGGAATTACCTGGTGCGTCCTGCTGGAGCCGTACATGAACAGTGACCAGATTCTGATCTGTCCTGACGATGATCAGCCACGGGCCACTGCCAACAGCATCTGTAAGCCGCACAGTTACGGCATCAACTACCTGCTGTCCTACAACAGCGCGTGGGGCGCCTATCCCTTCGTGCTGACCATGTCCAGCATCACCCGGGTCAGCGACATCGTCCAGTTTTTCGACATGGACACCCGCCAGGACGCGATGGGCGCCAGCTACCAGTCCCACCGGGTGAGTCGCATTGCGGCCCGGCACAATGAACGCGCCAATTTCGCCTTTCTGGACGGACACGTCAAGAGCCTGCCGGTCCAGTCGGTGGACAACGTGCGCACCTGGAACCCCTTCGCGCCCTGA
- a CDS encoding sugar phosphate isomerase/epimerase, with protein MKFAICNEIFWTEDKSKWTLRRQFEAARSMGFSGIEISPFTLNFDARQITDEQKREIVDCAGEFGVAVAGIHWLLSHTEGYHVTSPDPEVRERTALYMEDLVRLGIEIGGSMMVVGSPLQRAVKDGVSYAQAWEWFRDCMKRCGEVALDADFKVCIEPLAVATQNNFIYKADEARKMAREINLPTVGVILDTYSGSQEEADLPQEIRNTADLLYHYHCNDLNKRAPGWGDTDFVPIMKALLDIDYQRYCSIEVFDFSLDAYEHCEKGLRTLERALEQAKAEA; from the coding sequence ATGAAGTTCGCGATCTGCAACGAAATCTTCTGGACGGAGGACAAAAGCAAGTGGACCCTGCGGCGCCAGTTCGAGGCCGCACGGTCCATGGGCTTTAGCGGGATAGAGATCTCCCCCTTCACTCTGAACTTCGACGCTCGACAGATCACCGACGAGCAGAAGCGGGAGATCGTCGATTGCGCGGGGGAGTTTGGTGTGGCAGTGGCGGGGATCCACTGGCTGCTGTCCCATACCGAAGGCTACCACGTTACCTCGCCGGACCCGGAGGTGCGCGAGCGCACCGCGCTATACATGGAGGACCTGGTGCGCCTGGGCATCGAGATCGGCGGGAGCATGATGGTGGTGGGGTCGCCGCTCCAGCGGGCGGTGAAGGATGGAGTGAGTTACGCGCAGGCCTGGGAGTGGTTTCGGGACTGCATGAAACGCTGCGGCGAAGTGGCGCTCGATGCCGACTTCAAAGTCTGTATTGAGCCCCTCGCGGTGGCGACCCAGAACAACTTCATCTACAAGGCCGACGAGGCGCGTAAGATGGCGCGAGAGATCAACCTGCCCACGGTGGGCGTGATCCTCGACACCTACAGCGGGTCGCAGGAAGAAGCGGACCTGCCACAGGAGATCCGCAATACCGCGGACCTCCTGTACCACTACCACTGCAATGACCTGAACAAACGGGCCCCGGGATGGGGCGATACGGATTTCGTGCCCATTATGAAGGCCCTGCTCGACATCGACTACCAGCGCTACTGCTCCATTGAGGTGTTCGATTTCTCGCTGGATGCTTACGAGCATTGCGAGAAGGGCCTGCGCACACTCGAGAGGGCGCTGGAACAGGCGAAAGCCGAGGCTTAG